The segment GCCAGGCGCAGGTTAATCACCGCCTGCAGATTGGCATCTTTGGTATCTTTCAGTCCGTTTTGCAGCAGCGTTGCGGCCTTATCAAGCTGACCGGCGTCGACATACTGCTTTGCCAGATCCATCGCGGCCAGCGCACCGTAAGTGTTGCTGTTTTCGCTGGCAAAACGGTTAACGGCTTCCAGCGTCTCAGGTTTGTCCGCCTGCATGGCGGTGGTGAGCTGCTGATACTCTGCGGAGACTGTCTTCGCCGTATCGTCCTGATGACTGCTCCAGTAACGCCAGCCCCCCAGCGCAGCAATGCCGATTACCACGCCAATGGCTAACGCTTTCCCATTGTTGGCAAAAAAGTTGCGCAGCGCTTCAGTCTGCTCGTTTTCATTGCTATACACTTCCACGCAATCCTTCTCCTTTCTATGGTTGGTGCTGCGTCACGCTTACTGTAACAGCGAACGTAATACAGCAGCAGCCTCTGCCTGATCCCGCGTTTGCTGCTCGCCACGGCGCAGATCTTTAATCACGACCTGACCCGCTTTGACTTCATCCTCGCCTAACACCAGCGCGACGCGCGCGCCCCACTTGTCAGCACGGGCAAACTGTTTTTTGAAGTTGCCGCCGCCGAAGTTTGTCATCAGCCGCAGTTCCGGCGCTTCGTCGCGCAGTTTCTCAGCCAGCTGCATCGCAGCAGACTGCACGCCCTGACCGGAAGCGATTACATAGACATCCACATTGCTCGTCGGTTCAAATTCCGGGTTAACGGCCTGAACCAGCAGCACCAGCCGCTCCATTCCCATCGCGAAACCTACGGCTGGCGTGGCGCGACCGCCGAGCTGCTCGACCAGGCCATCGTAGCGGCCGCCGCCGCAGACCGTGCCCTGAGAACCCAGGCTATCGGTGACCCACTCGATCACGGTGCGATTATAATAGTCCAGCCCGCGCACCAGACGCTGATTGACGGTATAGCCGATGCCGGCATCGTCCAGCAGGGCACACAGGCCGCTGAAGTGTTCGCGGGATTCGTCATCCAGATAGTCGCCAAGCTGCGGCGCATCGTTCAGCAGTTGCTGAATCTCAGGATTTTTGCTGTCGAGCACGCGCATCGGATTGCTGTACATGCGGCGTTTGCAATCCTCATCCAGCGACGCTTTATGCTGTTCCAGAAACGCGACCAGCGCGTCACGATAGTGCGCGCGCGCTTCCAGCGAACCGATAGAGTTCAGTTCCAGACGGACATGATCGGCGATCCCAAGCGCTTTCCACCAGCGGGCGTTCAACATGATCAGTTCCGCATCGATATCCGGTCCCTGCAGACCAAAGACTTCCACGCCGATCTGGTAGAACTGGCGATAGCGGCCTTTCTGCGGACGCTCATAGCGGAACATCGGCCCCATATACCAGAGACGCTGCTCCTGGTTATAGAGTAAGCCGTGTTCAATACCGGCGCGCACACAGCCTGCGGTCCCTTCCGGGCGCAGCGTCAGGCTTTCGCCGTTGCGGTCCTCGAAGGTGTACATCTCTTTTTCAACCACATCGGTGACTTCACCGATGGCGCGTTTAAACAGTGGTGTTTGCTCCACCAGCGGTAAGCGAATTTCGCTGTAACCGTAGCTCGCCAGCGTCTGCTTGAGCACGCCTTCAATCCGTTGCCAGAGGGCCGTATCCGCAGGCAGGTAGTCGTTCATCCCGCGAATCGCCTGAATATTCTTCGCCACGTTAAAATCTCTTAATGCAAAAAAACCTGTCCGGCATCATACCTTATGAGGATGAAACCGCACAGGTTCAGTCAAAAAAGTCACGT is part of the Pantoea sp. Ep11b genome and harbors:
- a CDS encoding YfgM family protein gives rise to the protein MEVYSNENEQTEALRNFFANNGKALAIGVVIGIAALGGWRYWSSHQDDTAKTVSAEYQQLTTAMQADKPETLEAVNRFASENSNTYGALAAMDLAKQYVDAGQLDKAATLLQNGLKDTKDANLQAVINLRLARIQLQQNQADAALKTLDGVKGDGWTAIVADIRGEALLTKGDRQGARDAWSKGVESDASPALKQMMQMKMNNLS
- the hisS gene encoding histidine--tRNA ligase, whose protein sequence is MAKNIQAIRGMNDYLPADTALWQRIEGVLKQTLASYGYSEIRLPLVEQTPLFKRAIGEVTDVVEKEMYTFEDRNGESLTLRPEGTAGCVRAGIEHGLLYNQEQRLWYMGPMFRYERPQKGRYRQFYQIGVEVFGLQGPDIDAELIMLNARWWKALGIADHVRLELNSIGSLEARAHYRDALVAFLEQHKASLDEDCKRRMYSNPMRVLDSKNPEIQQLLNDAPQLGDYLDDESREHFSGLCALLDDAGIGYTVNQRLVRGLDYYNRTVIEWVTDSLGSQGTVCGGGRYDGLVEQLGGRATPAVGFAMGMERLVLLVQAVNPEFEPTSNVDVYVIASGQGVQSAAMQLAEKLRDEAPELRLMTNFGGGNFKKQFARADKWGARVALVLGEDEVKAGQVVIKDLRRGEQQTRDQAEAAAVLRSLLQ